CGGATAACTCGCGTCCAATTCTGGCAAGTTGTAGCGAAGACACAACTATAAAGATCTGGGATATTTCCGATCTCAACAACTGTCAGCGCTTAACCAGTTTGGATGCACACGAGCAAGGAGTAGAAGCGATCGCCTGGAGTCCCGACGGTCAAACTCTCGCCAGTGGTGGTTGCAATAATACCGTAAAATTGTGGGATGTCGGTAATTTCGATAATTGCAAGAACGTAAAAACCTTAAAAGGACACCAGCGAAAAGTGCGATCGGTCGCCTTCAGTCGGGATGGTAAAATTGTAGCCAGCGGCAGCGAAGATGGCACTATTAAGCTTTGGGATGCGAACACAGGTAATTGCCTGAATACCCTGATACCGGAAAGACCCTACGAAGGAATGAATATTACTGGCGTTACCGGCTTAACTGAAGCTCAAAAAACCACACTAATTGCTCTTGGCGCAGTCGAACAAGAAGAATAAAGCTATTTGCAAGGTTTAGGGTGGTAGAGGCGGTTTTTTTGAATGCAACTGCGGAAAATACGGCCACCAACATTTGATAATTGCAAATTTTAGATTTTAGATTTTAAATTTAAAGGAAAATCTAAATTCTAAATTCAGATGAAACCTACAAGTTTGTTGATTTTAGCTGCCGCTGGCTTATTTGCGGGAATTTTAGCGGGATTTTTGGGCATTGGCGGCGGTACGGTACTTGTACCCTTTTTGGTTGCATTTAATTATACACCCGTGCAAGCCGTTGGCACTAGCAGCCTGTCGATTTTAATTACAGCTATTTCTGGCAGCATACAGAACTGGCGCATGGGTTTTTTCAGCTGGCAAAGGGTGTTGGCGATCGGATTTCCCGCTGTAGTGACAGCACAAATCGGCGTTTGGATAGCCAGCCGCATTCGCCCCTCTTTTCTGCTAGTATCATTTGCACTACTGTTACTCTTGAACATCTACTTAGTCGATCTGCGTCAGCGTCTGAGTGCCAGACAGCCTGTGGGAGATCGGGAGCATACTCAGTCCCCGATCGCTAAAAGTATTGCTAGAATTGCCACTGGGGGTGCAGCAGGCATACTGGCTGGTTTGTTTGGCGTTGGTGGCGGGGTGATTATGGTGCCCCTACAAATGCTACTCTTAGCAGAACCTATCAAAGCTGCCGTTCAGACAAGTTTAGGTGTCGTAGTAATTACAGGTATGTCAGCTTGTGTCGGTCACTTCTTAAAAGGCAATGTCTTACTTTTAGAAGGACTGATTTTGGGATTTGGTGGCTTCTTAGGATCTCAGATTAGTACGCGCTTTCTACCCAAATTGCCCGATCGAATCGTCAGTTTAGCTTTTCGCGCTCTGCTGGCGATTCTATCAATTTATGTATTCTGGCAAGCATGGCAAAAATATAATATAAATCAGTAAAATTTTGAGCCTGAGCGACAGCCAATGAAAAAAGACCGCCACCGCCTCAAATTGCCGCGCATTGCGAACCTGTATATGTCTTCACAAGGCTCCCACGACCGCCGCTTCAATGTTATCCGTAAAGGCTCATCCCACTCCCATTGGCGCGATTCATACCATTGGTTGCTCACCCTTTCCTGGCCGAAATTCCTCGCAGTAATTGTACTGTTTTATTGCGCCGCTAACGGACTGTTTGCCTTAGCATATTTGGCAGGAGGAGATTGCATTGCAAACGCCCGGACTGGCTCATTTCTGGATGCCTTCTTTTTTAGCGTTCAGACGATGGCTTCGATCGGCTACGGGGCAATGTATCCGAAAACCGATTACGCAAATTTTGTAGTGGCGATCGAAGCTTTGATCGGTTTGATGGCCCTGTCTATGGGTACGGGGCTAATGTTCGCCCGCTTTTCTCAACCCACTGCTAGGGTTTTATTCAGTCGCAACGCTGTAATTGCTCCTCATAACGGCGTACCGACGCTGATGTTCCGCACTGCTAACGAACGCCACAACCAGATTTTGGAAGCCCAAGTGCGGGTGAGTTTAATGCGCGATGAAGTGACTTTAGAAGGACAACATATGCGCCGCTTCCACGACCTCAAACTCGTTCGCAGCGAATCCCCCACATTTGCGCTGACTTGGACGGTGATGCACCAAATTAACGAGACCAGTCCTTTGTTTGGCGCGACACCTAAATCACTAGCAGAGGATAACATTGAGTTTATAGTTATGCTAACCGGGCTTGACGAAACGGTTGCCCAAACTATTCACGCCCGTCATTATTATGCGGCAGAGCATATCCTATGGAATATGCGTTTTGTCGATGTCTTTTCCAGGACGCCTGATGGACGACGTGCGATCGACTACTCTCACTTTCACGATGTTGTCGCTATGCAGGATAGGGGCTAGGGACTAGGGGCTAGGGACTAGGGTAAGAAGAGTCTAGAATCAAGGGTTTGAGAAATTAATAACGTTTTAACTGACGAAAGCAGTTGCTATTATTTTCAGCAATTTTCCAGTGCGATCGCTCTTATCCATCCCACCATATTTTCCACCAACTTCGGCTGATTCGGAGAAAAGAATTGCAAACATCCCCAACCCCCAAATCCTTCCCCTTGCAAAGAGAAAGTCGATCCACTTTTACTCGCCTCTCCTTGTAGGAGAGGGGTTGGGGGAGAGGTTACAACACCAATCGCCCCATCAAATTTACCCAATGCAGTCAGGAAAGAGTGCGAAAATCCCTGCGGTTGACTTCCTGTAGATTTTTCGTAGAACACCAAAATAATTTTGCGATCGCTTTTCAATAGTTTCCAATAAATTTTCAGCGCCTGCATCGTCGTCGGTTCTCCCTGCTGACGTTCCCGACAACCTTGCTCAACCATTTCGATATAAATTTCGGCAGCCGGATTATCCAAATCGATAAATTTGCTGACATCGATACAAATCAGCTTGACATTATCTTTGAGATGTGAATCCTTAGCAATTGCAGCTGCCAGCAGACTGGGTAATTCAGCCAGATTGAGGTTTTGAGTGATAAAGTTGGAACCAACACCAGTAGTTTCTGGAACTTCTGGATGAGTCGAAGTCGGCTGGTTGTGCCAAGCTTGATAAAAAGCCTGATAAGTCATATTTTGAGCGCAATGCCACAGAACTTTATAACAAGCTGCGTAGCGAAAATCGCTCTGATTTTGCAAATAATCCTTTAAGCTGGAGACTATTATGGGAAAGCGTTTATTGTCAAGAAAAGCTTTCAAGCAATCGGCAGCTTGGTTTGGGACTTCAGTTCTCTGACTTGTGAGCAGTAGATTGGTTAGGGCATTTTGGGCATCCGCATTGCCAGGATCGATTTTGGCTAATCTTTGCGCTGCATTCCCAATAATAGATTCATTTTGACTGTGTAGCAGCTCGGTCAGGGCTTCGATCGCATCCCTATTGCCAGAATCGATTTTCTCTAAGCTTTCAGCTGCTTGACAGCGGATCGACTCATCCTTAGTAGTATGCAACAGGTGAATGAGGGCAGCGCGAGCCTGTGGGCTACCAATTCCGATTTGGCCAAGCCCGTAGGCCGCTCTATAATGTATCTCCCTGGCTCCAGTAGTATAAGTTAGTTCAATTAGAGCAGCGATCGCATCAGGATTCCCCGTGCCAATTTCCCCCAAGCTTTCTGCCGCTTGCCAACGAATGTAGTCATCCGAACTGGTGTGCAACAAATCGATCAGTTCTGCGATCGCATCGGAGTTCCCCGGATCTATTTGCCCCAACTTCCAAGCAGAAATGGCACGAATGTTCTCAGATTGACTGGTTTGCATCAGATCGATCAGTGCGGCGATTGCATACTTGTTCCCCGGATCGATTTGCCCCAAACCTCTGGCACCTTGCCAACGCAGAAATTCATCCTGACTGTTGTGCAACAAATCGACCAAAGTTGCGATCGCAAACTTGTTCCCCGGATCGATTTGCCCCAAGTGCCGCGCAAAATGAAAACGGTTGGACTCTTCCTGACTGGTTTCTACTCGGTGAATCAGAGCAGCACAAGCATCAGCGTTGCCTACAGCAATTTGCGTCAATATCTGCCCTGTTTTATAACTGGTAGACTTATCCTGACTGGTGTTAAGCAACTTAATGAGGACAGCGATCGCATACTTGTTTCCAGGCTCGATTTGTCCCAAGAGCCTTGCAGCTTGCCAAACGGTTGGCTTATGCTCAGTTGTGTCGATCGAGTTGAGCAGATCTGCGATCGTTCGGCTTCGATCGGTCTCTTGCAAAGCTGCTCTAGCCACCTCTTTAAGTGGATCTTCAACAATAATATTGGCACCGCCAAAGGTAAATGGCCACCTTTCTTGCTTTTCAATTTTATTGACCCCAAACGCCCACTTAACTAGCTGCGTTACGATTCGATCGCCCAAGCTACATTCCCTGAACTCTGCAATGCCTGCTGCGGCTAAAAAATAAGCTCTAACGCCATAAAAATTCTCAATTCCGCATCCATCCTTAAATCCCACTAACGCCTCGATCAACTTTTCCTTTTGCTCTTTCGGCACATTTTCGCGCCCCAGCCACAGTAAAATCACTTGCTTCCACTGTGGCTCAAAAGTTCGATAATTACCTTGGCTGGGATTATGCGGTACGTGATTTATAAAATAGTGCCAATCCTCAACCGCCAAAGCTGCGAAATACTCTTGGAATGTTGGATGGTAAAAAGCATAAACTTTCTCACCCTTATTTTCTGTTTCTGCTGCCACTCCCACTTGATTCAAAAATCCCAACTGAAGCGCTAAATCAAATAAT
This genomic stretch from Aerosakkonema funiforme FACHB-1375 harbors:
- a CDS encoding sulfite exporter TauE/SafE family protein — translated: MKPTSLLILAAAGLFAGILAGFLGIGGGTVLVPFLVAFNYTPVQAVGTSSLSILITAISGSIQNWRMGFFSWQRVLAIGFPAVVTAQIGVWIASRIRPSFLLVSFALLLLLNIYLVDLRQRLSARQPVGDREHTQSPIAKSIARIATGGAAGILAGLFGVGGGVIMVPLQMLLLAEPIKAAVQTSLGVVVITGMSACVGHFLKGNVLLLEGLILGFGGFLGSQISTRFLPKLPDRIVSLAFRALLAILSIYVFWQAWQKYNINQ
- a CDS encoding ion channel — encoded protein: MKKDRHRLKLPRIANLYMSSQGSHDRRFNVIRKGSSHSHWRDSYHWLLTLSWPKFLAVIVLFYCAANGLFALAYLAGGDCIANARTGSFLDAFFFSVQTMASIGYGAMYPKTDYANFVVAIEALIGLMALSMGTGLMFARFSQPTARVLFSRNAVIAPHNGVPTLMFRTANERHNQILEAQVRVSLMRDEVTLEGQHMRRFHDLKLVRSESPTFALTWTVMHQINETSPLFGATPKSLAEDNIEFIVMLTGLDETVAQTIHARHYYAAEHILWNMRFVDVFSRTPDGRRAIDYSHFHDVVAMQDRG
- a CDS encoding HEAT repeat domain-containing protein → MGDRLRSELDRSGRERIKDAVKNPLRLALLCRTWARQQGELPNTKAGLYQQFIEALYDWKRDRFPTNSNQRHKLNKALGELALKAISEETSKFRLRHRFVCQVLGEPDEELFDLALQLGFLNQVGVAAETENKGEKVYAFYHPTFQEYFAALAVEDWHYFINHVPHNPSQGNYRTFEPQWKQVILLWLGRENVPKEQKEKLIEALVGFKDGCGIENFYGVRAYFLAAAGIAEFRECSLGDRIVTQLVKWAFGVNKIEKQERWPFTFGGANIIVEDPLKEVARAALQETDRSRTIADLLNSIDTTEHKPTVWQAARLLGQIEPGNKYAIAVLIKLLNTSQDKSTSYKTGQILTQIAVGNADACAALIHRVETSQEESNRFHFARHLGQIDPGNKFAIATLVDLLHNSQDEFLRWQGARGLGQIDPGNKYAIAALIDLMQTSQSENIRAISAWKLGQIDPGNSDAIAELIDLLHTSSDDYIRWQAAESLGEIGTGNPDAIAALIELTYTTGAREIHYRAAYGLGQIGIGSPQARAALIHLLHTTKDESIRCQAAESLEKIDSGNRDAIEALTELLHSQNESIIGNAAQRLAKIDPGNADAQNALTNLLLTSQRTEVPNQAADCLKAFLDNKRFPIIVSSLKDYLQNQSDFRYAACYKVLWHCAQNMTYQAFYQAWHNQPTSTHPEVPETTGVGSNFITQNLNLAELPSLLAAAIAKDSHLKDNVKLICIDVSKFIDLDNPAAEIYIEMVEQGCRERQQGEPTTMQALKIYWKLLKSDRKIILVFYEKSTGSQPQGFSHSFLTALGKFDGAIGVVTSPPTPLLQGEASKSGSTFSLQGEGFGGWGCLQFFSPNQPKLVENMVGWIRAIALENC